In Microcaecilia unicolor chromosome 1, aMicUni1.1, whole genome shotgun sequence, the following are encoded in one genomic region:
- the SLC52A2 gene encoding solute carrier family 52, riboflavin transporter, member 2 isoform X2: MPASLMSRDLVTHLLVALFGMGSWVAVNSLWIELPVVVKDLPEGWNLPAYLTVLIAFGNLGPIAVTLTHRFAPELLKEQWLIHGIQALSVLAATFLAVFWQQTVLIGGEVHSLPFLLLGFVLAFLCCTSNVTFLPYMYQFPPAFIRTFFIGQGLSAFFPCVAALGQGIGQLECRNNSFGNGTEPFYFQEKFTATKYFWFIWVLLTISGISFVGLVYWHQKERDMQRVHEQPPESSPHDSLESFPLRDSTYTTTDMKENMETTVKPTVSSPFLTWRNIYLLVLLMVSNALTNGVLPSVQTYACLPYGTMAYHLSVVLSNIANPVACFIAMFLMCRSMMVLGLISVLGAVVGTYLLVLAALSPCPPLVGNNVGVSLVVISWILFLGLFSYVKVVIGTLLHEAGHVALMWCGAAIQAGSLVGALLMFPMVSIYHLFQRTQDCVENCAF, translated from the exons GATGGAACTTGCCCGCTTACCTCACAGTTCTGATTGCCTTTGGGAACCTGGGCCCCATCGCAGTCACCCTTACACACAGGTTTGCTCCGGAGCTGCTGAAGGAGCAGTGGTTAATCCATGGGATCCAGGCACTGAGTGTGCTGGCGGCCACCTTCCTGGCTGTCTTCTGGCAGCAGACTGTGCTCATAGGTGGCGAAGTGCATAGTCTGCCCTTTCTGCTGCTGGGCTTTGTGCTGGCGTTCCTTTGCTGCACCTCTAATGTCACCTTCCTGCCATACATGTACCAGTTCCCACCGGCCTTCATCCGCACCTTCTTCATTGGGCAGGGCCTCAGTGCATTCTTTCCATGTGTAGCAGCATTGGGCCAGGGAATTGGCCAGCTGGAGTGCCGTAACAACAGCTTTGGGAATGGCACAGAGCCTTTCTACTTCCAGGAGAAATTCACCGCCACCAAATACTTCTGGTTCATCTGGGTCTTGCTCACTATCTCTGGTATATCTTTTGTGGGACTTGTATACTGGCACCAGAAGGAGCGAGATATGCAAAGGGTCCATGAGCAGCCACCAGAAAGCTCTCCCCATGATAGCCTGGAGTCCTTCCCTCTGAGGGACAGCACTTACACCACTACAGATATGAAAGAGAACATGGAAACCACTGTAAAGCCCACTGtctcctctcctttcctgacTTGGAGAAATATATATCTGCTGGTGCTGTTGATGGTCTCTAATGCGTTGACCAATGGTGTGTTGCCATCCGTGCAGACTTATGCCTGTCTGCCTTATGGGACCATGGCATACCACCTGTCTGTGGTTCTGAGTAACATTGCCAATCCTGTGGCATGCTTCATTGCCATGTTTCTCATGTGCAG GTCGATGATGGTTTTGGGGCTCATCTCAGTATTGGGAGCTGTTGTGGGGACCTATTTGCTGGTGCTGGCTGCTCTCAGCCCCTGTCCTCCATTAGTGGGCAACAATGTGGGGGTCTCGCTGGTG GTGATCTCCTGGATCCTCTTCCTCGGGCTCTTTTCATACGTGAAAGTGGTGATTGGGACTTTACTGCATGAGGCTGGCCACGTAGCCCTGATGTGGTGTGGAGCTGCTATCCAGGCAGGCTCCCTAGTTGGTGCCCTGCTCATGTTCCCCATGGTCAGCATCTACCacctttttcagaggacacaggACTGCGTGGAGAACTGTGCATTCTGA